In the genome of Massilibacillus massiliensis, one region contains:
- a CDS encoding EAL and HDOD domain-containing protein — MLQPEQTDVHVARQPIFDVNLNVFGYELLFRSNNAVNNYTGIDGDQATLDVIANSFLLIGIDVLTNGKKAFINFTANALKNSLPAMLPKETIAVEILENVEPDEELICACENLKKKGYLLILDDFVFAPRFLPLIKIADIIKVDFRSTNRCERQQLIDQMRNYPLKFLAEKVETPEEFQDALRMGYSYFQGYFFCKPCIITGKDLSGYKTSYMRILQEINQPELDLKKVESIIKQDVSLSYKLLKFMNSSAFGFKTKINSLQHALALLGKKELTKWVSLIALKNLVSNKPDELILNSLIRACFAEKLAAKKICPQRTSDAFLMGMFSHLDVLLDRPLSEILEELSLSEEIKRALLEKEQNQFFILYQLIKTYEIGNWKDGLVYIKQLKLHEHDVLKAYRESLIWAHNLIMCNH; from the coding sequence ATGCTACAACCGGAACAAACAGATGTCCATGTTGCTCGGCAACCAATTTTTGATGTGAATTTGAATGTTTTTGGCTATGAACTACTATTTCGCAGCAACAATGCCGTAAATAATTATACTGGCATTGACGGCGATCAAGCGACGCTTGATGTCATCGCAAATAGTTTTTTATTGATTGGCATTGACGTATTAACCAATGGGAAAAAGGCGTTTATAAATTTTACTGCAAATGCGTTAAAAAATAGTCTTCCCGCTATGCTGCCGAAAGAAACAATTGCTGTGGAAATTCTAGAGAATGTCGAACCTGATGAAGAATTGATCTGCGCCTGTGAAAATTTAAAGAAAAAAGGATATTTACTCATTTTAGATGATTTTGTTTTTGCACCACGTTTTTTACCGCTGATTAAAATTGCTGATATTATTAAAGTTGATTTCCGCTCAACAAACCGCTGTGAGCGACAGCAATTAATTGATCAAATGCGTAATTATCCCCTAAAATTTTTGGCTGAAAAAGTTGAAACTCCAGAAGAATTTCAGGATGCACTTCGCATGGGATATTCCTACTTTCAAGGCTATTTTTTTTGCAAACCTTGCATCATAACCGGCAAAGATTTGTCCGGTTATAAAACAAGTTATATGCGAATTCTCCAAGAAATCAACCAGCCTGAATTGGACCTAAAAAAAGTGGAATCTATCATTAAACAAGACGTCTCTCTATCTTACAAATTACTGAAATTTATGAATTCGTCTGCTTTTGGTTTTAAAACTAAAATCAACTCGTTACAGCACGCTTTAGCACTCTTGGGAAAAAAAGAACTGACCAAATGGGTATCCTTAATCGCCCTGAAAAATCTTGTTTCAAATAAACCCGATGAATTAATTTTAAATTCACTCATTCGTGCTTGCTTTGCAGAAAAACTAGCAGCAAAAAAAATTTGTCCGCAGAGAACTTCCGATGCCTTTCTCATGGGTATGTTTTCACACCTTGACGTTTTACTGGATCGTCCACTGAGTGAAATCCTTGAAGAACTCTCTTTAAGCGAAGAAATTAAACGCGCTTTACTTGAAAAAGAACAAAATCAATTTTTCATCCTCTACCAATTAATAAAAACTTATGAAATTGGCAATTGGAAGGATGGTTTAGTTTATATAAAACAGTTGAAGCTCCATGAACACGACGTATTAAAAGCATATCGAGAATCTTTAATTTGGGCACACAACTTAATTATGTGCAATCACTAA
- a CDS encoding DUF2971 domain-containing protein, translating to MFSKIVTDQYLYHYTTLEIAIEKILYSGKIRFGPFEETNDPRESQDWRIVDALHLRLKKSGADLISSVNEERLKRCKVLCLTQDDRSNCQSGFGCRGFARARMWAQYAGNHRGVCLIFDAKKLDQEIDRALSGKGKVYRGVVTYTNSFHDVREAATFKAEELTKDRMKYIVQKHIDKYANTIFFHKNRDWRDETEYRYVFYSDDIEYQFISLDKILKGIVLGIDFPNVYDPVIGHFKEKYDLEVRYIGWDKGIPYIQPLNKDK from the coding sequence ATGTTTTCGAAGATCGTAACTGATCAATATTTATATCATTATACAACTTTAGAAATTGCAATAGAAAAGATTTTATATTCGGGAAAAATTAGATTCGGGCCGTTTGAAGAAACGAATGATCCTCGTGAGTCACAGGACTGGAGAATCGTTGATGCGCTTCACTTACGATTGAAAAAATCCGGTGCTGATTTGATTTCCTCTGTAAATGAAGAACGATTAAAACGCTGTAAGGTACTTTGCTTAACACAGGATGATCGTTCAAATTGCCAGAGTGGTTTTGGTTGCAGAGGATTTGCCCGTGCCAGAATGTGGGCGCAATATGCGGGAAATCATCGGGGCGTTTGTTTAATTTTTGATGCAAAAAAGTTAGATCAAGAAATTGATAGAGCATTATCTGGTAAAGGAAAGGTATATCGAGGTGTTGTCACATATACGAATTCATTTCACGATGTGAGAGAAGCAGCTACTTTTAAAGCTGAAGAATTGACGAAAGATAGAATGAAATATATCGTACAAAAGCATATCGATAAGTATGCGAACACGATTTTCTTTCATAAAAATCGTGATTGGAGAGATGAGACAGAATATCGATATGTTTTTTACTCAGATGACATAGAATATCAATTTATTTCTCTTGATAAGATTTTGAAAGGGATCGTACTTGGAATTGATTTTCCGAACGTATATGATCCGGTGATTGGGCACTTTAAGGAGAAGTACGATCTGGAAGTCCGGTATATAGGCTGGGATAAAGGGATACCGTATATTCAGCCACTGAATAAAGATAAATAA
- a CDS encoding nitroreductase family protein: MAVKTTRTQVNAKVHVDNTRCTACGLCSKVCSSVLYMENGCVRIKADNLFGCIGCAQCQMVCPEGCITVHGRTLSVSDDLPLPEQTKCADYENLHALMLSRRSVRRFQHKEVEKTKITKILDAAATAPMGIPPSDVSVLVLEGFDKVRGFSFDFIDFVAAKRWFLSKPMRVLLRPFIGKAYCEMFDDFVEPFLDFAIEGKKNQEDYILYGAPLAMVFQGSPYADPADAQIAATYAMLAAEALGLGTCMIGSVIPWLAYAGAFRVKYHLRPDLKNGLVVIFGYAEIEYLRGIRRTFAQVDYI, translated from the coding sequence ATGGCAGTTAAAACCACACGGACACAAGTCAATGCAAAGGTGCACGTCGACAATACACGTTGCACAGCTTGTGGATTATGCAGTAAAGTATGCAGTTCAGTTTTGTATATGGAAAACGGGTGCGTGAGGATCAAAGCGGATAATCTTTTTGGTTGTATTGGCTGTGCACAGTGTCAGATGGTTTGTCCTGAAGGCTGTATAACTGTTCACGGACGGACGTTATCGGTTTCCGATGATTTACCGTTGCCAGAACAAACAAAATGTGCAGATTATGAAAATCTTCATGCGTTAATGCTGTCTAGACGTAGTGTGAGAAGATTTCAACATAAAGAAGTTGAGAAAACGAAAATTACAAAAATTCTAGATGCGGCTGCAACAGCACCGATGGGAATACCTCCGTCGGATGTAAGTGTTTTGGTATTGGAGGGCTTTGATAAAGTACGTGGATTTTCCTTCGATTTTATTGATTTTGTTGCGGCAAAGCGGTGGTTTCTTTCTAAGCCAATGCGAGTTCTACTTAGACCTTTTATTGGAAAGGCGTATTGCGAAATGTTTGACGATTTTGTAGAACCCTTTCTGGATTTTGCTATTGAAGGAAAGAAAAATCAAGAAGATTATATTCTTTACGGGGCACCGCTTGCAATGGTTTTTCAAGGGTCACCTTATGCCGATCCGGCTGATGCACAGATTGCGGCTACTTATGCGATGCTTGCCGCAGAAGCTTTGGGATTGGGTACTTGTATGATTGGCTCAGTTATACCCTGGCTTGCATATGCAGGTGCGTTTAGAGTGAAGTATCATTTGCGGCCGGATCTGAAAAATGGTTTAGTCGTTATTTTTGGATACGCAGAAATAGAGTATTTGCGCGGGATACGGCGAACGTTTGCACAGGTAGATTATATCTGA
- a CDS encoding sigma 54-interacting transcriptional regulator: MKRIEHVFEMVKSLCSERRSCTGVSTDDIANELGIQRSNASGDLNALVKAGRLEKIEGKPVLYKLTQKNVKDDYTPLESSIMDQIIGANKSLKTAVQKAKAAVMYPPLGLHTLLFGETGVGKSMFAECIFRYAKAIGRLKADAPFVAFNCADYAHNPQLLLTQLFGAKKGSYTGAERDRSGLVEKADHGILFLDEVHRLPPEGQEMLFYLIDKGAFRSMGDVEAYQKVEVLIICATTEQNDSALLRTFTRRIPMMIHLPPIRERTMNERWELIKCFFQREAQCLKVPIGISPNSLKAFLLYDCVNNIGQLKNDIKLSCAKAFLDYVGSNDKVLRVHSEDLPEYIRRGFVKYKEHRGELDKIGVMEEIIFHPSQDACVEAQQAGAFNIYESLEEKMMDLKAKGLSESDVQLILAMDIETYIKKYMMKFRQGNLEELYKIVDRKVVDVAQEFLRYVSERLERQYDDKILFGMSIHISSTLERIREGREISNPYLDEIQKLYAKEFVIAQYFAVLIQKNFAIQVPMAEVGFITMFLVADDYIEKTNTGRVGVIVAMHGVSTASSMAEVANRLLGEKHVVGYDMPLDQKTETALENITKLIEVHNEGQGVILLVDMGSLVMFGDMIYERTLVPIKTVEMVSTPMVLEAARKSLMRVSLNDIYYAVTNLSPYIGRMHGNVFREQLKDNVIVTACITGQGTAIKLKNMIEKSLQENGRKIDVIPIEIGSIKNFERQLDKVKQEKNLVAVVSSIRPQDRSIKHISTKQLIEGDLEPLLMESMGEVRQTELVLEKVQFMQEVIQENLKIDGEKFMQAWNAFYKKLKNYNLVLSEEVGIGLIMHLACVVEKLVRGESLDYTKQRHIDERDKYEASYKAIADCLRALEESFQITLDEYEYENIVKLMYYL, from the coding sequence ATGAAGCGGATTGAGCATGTTTTTGAAATGGTGAAAAGTTTGTGCAGTGAACGACGTTCGTGTACTGGTGTAAGTACAGATGACATTGCAAATGAACTTGGGATTCAACGATCAAATGCCTCCGGAGATTTAAATGCACTTGTAAAAGCGGGCAGATTAGAAAAAATTGAAGGAAAGCCGGTCTTATATAAACTGACACAGAAAAATGTAAAGGATGACTATACACCGCTGGAATCTTCTATCATGGATCAAATTATTGGGGCAAATAAAAGCTTGAAAACTGCTGTACAGAAAGCAAAGGCAGCCGTTATGTATCCACCGTTGGGACTACATACCTTGTTGTTTGGGGAGACAGGCGTTGGAAAGTCTATGTTTGCAGAGTGTATTTTTCGGTATGCCAAAGCAATTGGTCGATTAAAAGCCGATGCACCATTTGTCGCGTTTAACTGTGCGGACTATGCACATAATCCGCAGCTTTTACTTACGCAGTTATTTGGCGCGAAGAAAGGAAGTTATACAGGTGCCGAGCGAGATCGAAGCGGATTAGTAGAAAAGGCCGATCATGGAATCTTATTTTTAGATGAAGTACATCGACTCCCGCCGGAAGGGCAGGAGATGCTATTTTATTTGATTGATAAAGGTGCTTTTCGCAGTATGGGGGATGTAGAAGCCTATCAAAAAGTAGAAGTTTTGATTATTTGTGCTACGACGGAACAGAATGATTCTGCATTGCTGCGGACTTTTACACGACGCATTCCGATGATGATTCATTTACCTCCGATCAGAGAACGGACAATGAATGAACGATGGGAGCTGATTAAATGCTTTTTTCAAAGAGAGGCGCAATGCTTAAAGGTACCAATTGGCATTTCACCAAATTCATTGAAAGCGTTTTTGCTCTATGATTGTGTCAACAATATCGGTCAGCTAAAAAATGATATCAAACTCAGCTGTGCCAAAGCATTTTTGGATTATGTGGGCAGTAACGATAAAGTGCTGCGTGTCCATAGTGAAGATTTACCGGAATATATTAGACGTGGTTTCGTCAAATATAAAGAACATCGCGGTGAGTTGGATAAAATCGGCGTGATGGAAGAAATCATTTTTCATCCATCACAAGATGCCTGTGTTGAGGCTCAACAGGCAGGTGCGTTTAACATTTACGAATCGTTAGAAGAGAAAATGATGGATTTAAAAGCAAAAGGGTTGAGCGAAAGTGATGTTCAGCTGATTTTGGCAATGGACATCGAAACTTACATAAAAAAATATATGATGAAATTCAGGCAGGGGAATCTGGAAGAATTATATAAAATTGTTGACAGAAAAGTAGTTGACGTTGCACAGGAATTTTTGCGATATGTTAGTGAACGGCTAGAACGACAATATGATGATAAAATCTTATTTGGTATGAGTATTCATATTTCGAGTACGTTGGAGCGCATCCGGGAAGGACGGGAAATTTCAAATCCTTATCTGGATGAAATACAAAAGCTATATGCAAAAGAATTTGTAATTGCCCAATATTTTGCGGTGCTTATACAAAAAAATTTCGCGATACAGGTTCCTATGGCAGAAGTCGGATTTATTACAATGTTTTTGGTCGCGGATGATTATATTGAAAAGACCAATACGGGGCGGGTCGGCGTAATTGTGGCAATGCATGGTGTCAGTACCGCGAGCTCAATGGCAGAGGTCGCCAATCGACTGCTAGGGGAGAAACATGTAGTGGGCTATGATATGCCTTTAGATCAAAAAACTGAAACAGCCTTGGAGAATATTACAAAACTGATTGAAGTGCATAATGAGGGACAAGGTGTTATTCTTCTTGTTGATATGGGATCATTGGTGATGTTTGGTGACATGATTTATGAACGTACTTTAGTGCCGATTAAGACAGTTGAGATGGTGAGTACACCAATGGTTTTAGAAGCGGCACGTAAATCTTTGATGCGTGTTTCTTTAAATGATATTTATTATGCAGTGACCAATTTAAGCCCGTATATCGGGCGTATGCATGGGAATGTATTTCGTGAGCAGTTGAAAGATAATGTGATTGTAACGGCATGTATTACTGGTCAGGGGACGGCGATCAAATTAAAAAATATGATCGAAAAATCTTTGCAGGAAAATGGCCGAAAGATTGATGTTATACCCATTGAAATCGGCAGCATAAAAAATTTTGAGCGGCAGTTGGATAAGGTCAAACAGGAAAAAAATCTGGTTGCAGTTGTAAGCAGTATCAGACCACAGGATCGAAGCATTAAACATATTTCTACGAAGCAACTGATCGAGGGAGATTTGGAGCCTTTACTTATGGAAAGCATGGGCGAAGTAAGACAGACGGAGCTGGTACTGGAAAAAGTTCAGTTTATGCAAGAAGTCATTCAAGAGAATCTTAAAATTGATGGCGAAAAATTTATGCAAGCATGGAATGCATTTTATAAAAAGTTAAAAAATTATAATCTTGTATTGAGTGAAGAAGTCGGAATTGGATTGATTATGCATTTGGCTTGTGTTGTTGAAAAATTAGTAAGGGGTGAAAGCCTTGACTATACAAAACAAAGGCATATTGATGAGCGTGATAAATATGAAGCAAGTTATAAAGCTATAGCAGATTGTCTACGCGCATTAGAGGAAAGCTTTCAAATTACATTGGATGAATATGAATATGAGAATATAGTAAAACTCATGTATTATCTGTGA
- the celB gene encoding PTS cellobiose transporter subunit IIC, translating to MDGIIKWLEETYTPIASRIGEQRHLKAIRDGIVALIPLLLIGSLFLILAFPPIPVLADMVKPYVGSLCSVNNATMGLMGLMAAFSVAYSLANSYKMDPLANSLFSVAAFMLATPFTKDGNITSAWMGSKGLFVAMLSAVFVVEIQRYMIRKNFVFKLPEGVPPAVMRSFTALLPGFTALAIVWVINSVLLTGQTNVQDFIYKILAAPILSMGATLPAFLLCILFAQLLWCVGLHGAALVQGTMSPVWFALAEQNAAAKAAGEALPNIVCNQLWDVYALIGGSGATLALAFMLLLFSRSRQLKVLGKSAIGPSLFNINEPILFGMPIVMNPVIMIPFIFAPLITATIAYFAIDAGLVDKMFAIAPWTTPPIINAFLDTGDIRASVLQLICFLVSGAIYYPFFKMWDKAKLKEEKGAIAETKPSVTSNQSFHV from the coding sequence ATGGACGGAATTATTAAATGGCTTGAAGAAACTTATACGCCGATCGCCTCACGAATTGGAGAACAACGGCATTTGAAAGCAATTAGAGATGGTATCGTAGCCCTCATACCTTTATTATTGATAGGATCGTTATTTCTTATTTTGGCTTTTCCGCCAATCCCAGTGTTAGCGGATATGGTAAAACCTTATGTGGGCAGTTTATGTTCGGTCAACAATGCTACCATGGGGCTTATGGGACTTATGGCAGCTTTTTCGGTAGCATACTCATTAGCGAATTCTTACAAAATGGATCCGTTAGCGAATTCTTTATTCAGTGTAGCAGCTTTTATGCTGGCAACGCCATTTACGAAGGATGGTAATATTACCTCTGCATGGATGGGGAGTAAAGGATTGTTTGTTGCGATGCTGTCCGCCGTTTTTGTAGTAGAAATTCAGCGGTATATGATTCGCAAGAATTTTGTATTTAAATTGCCAGAAGGGGTACCGCCGGCAGTCATGCGTTCTTTTACTGCGTTGCTCCCTGGTTTTACAGCACTTGCTATTGTTTGGGTGATTAATAGCGTATTATTAACTGGTCAAACCAATGTTCAAGATTTTATTTATAAGATTCTTGCGGCACCAATTCTTAGTATGGGCGCTACATTACCGGCATTTTTGCTCTGCATATTGTTTGCACAGTTATTATGGTGTGTAGGACTGCATGGTGCTGCCTTGGTACAGGGAACGATGAGCCCAGTATGGTTTGCATTAGCTGAACAGAATGCTGCTGCAAAGGCTGCTGGTGAAGCCCTTCCGAATATCGTCTGTAATCAGTTGTGGGATGTGTATGCATTGATCGGTGGATCGGGTGCTACTTTGGCACTGGCTTTTATGCTGCTCTTATTTAGCAGATCCAGACAGTTAAAAGTTCTTGGAAAGTCGGCGATTGGACCTTCGCTTTTCAACATCAATGAGCCAATTTTATTTGGAATGCCAATTGTCATGAATCCGGTGATCATGATTCCATTTATCTTTGCGCCATTGATTACTGCAACGATTGCGTATTTTGCGATTGATGCAGGTTTAGTGGATAAAATGTTTGCAATTGCGCCGTGGACTACGCCGCCAATTATCAATGCTTTCTTAGATACCGGAGATATCAGAGCCTCCGTATTACAATTAATTTGCTTCTTAGTTTCCGGTGCGATTTACTATCCATTCTTTAAGATGTGGGATAAAGCGAAATTAAAAGAGGAAAAAGGTGCAATCGCGGAGACAAAACCATCTGTAACATCAAACCAAAGTTTTCATGTTTAA
- a CDS encoding S-layer homology domain-containing protein, with protein MKKSLSTILALTLSAGITGTALASSIFSDVPEKHWSYDAVNQLAKDGIIEGYQDGTYRGDHVLSRYEMAIIVARAMTKVDQASAQDQALIRKLEAEYATEIDKLNDKYDKLDKRVDKVMLSGFVRAKYDSDTSNGLSTNVNKHFYMNLEGKMKVDDQWDAHFQSETRKGYTANGQYWRTKGDDDQDGTFQRIWVEGRNGQVGVTMGKKWWGYGFQNVAFGHAANGIQLDYNFSPSWKGSVFSLRPTQGNLMSMADGSVDSQSANIKGVNFVGKLGKNLEANLVLAGNDDKDVQKMDRWGSLDLRTKLNQNLVLTTTYAKTNADLEDSSQEYRLDYKGVDLNKVGSFGAYVRYVNFGKYGDASHDDEWCSLPTDMKGWIFGVTYVPYKNVQWETFYSEQKLNISGLSTGDYNYGTGTAVEQNAKRKLIRTQLDFHF; from the coding sequence ATGAAAAAAAGTTTAAGTACAATTTTGGCTTTGACACTTTCGGCTGGGATTACGGGAACAGCACTTGCATCCAGTATTTTTTCTGATGTACCTGAGAAACATTGGAGTTATGATGCTGTCAATCAATTAGCAAAAGATGGTATAATAGAGGGGTATCAAGACGGAACTTATAGAGGAGATCACGTTTTAAGCCGTTATGAAATGGCGATTATTGTCGCTAGGGCAATGACGAAAGTAGATCAGGCAAGTGCACAAGATCAAGCTTTAATTAGAAAGCTTGAAGCGGAATATGCTACAGAAATAGATAAACTAAATGATAAGTACGATAAATTAGATAAACGAGTCGATAAGGTAATGCTCAGTGGTTTTGTAAGAGCGAAATATGACAGTGATACGAGCAATGGGCTCAGTACCAATGTCAATAAACATTTCTACATGAATTTAGAAGGAAAAATGAAAGTTGACGATCAATGGGATGCACATTTTCAAAGTGAAACGCGCAAAGGGTATACTGCCAATGGACAGTATTGGAGAACCAAAGGTGATGATGATCAGGACGGTACTTTCCAAAGGATTTGGGTTGAGGGAAGAAACGGACAAGTTGGCGTAACCATGGGGAAAAAATGGTGGGGGTATGGTTTCCAAAATGTTGCATTCGGTCATGCGGCGAACGGTATTCAACTGGATTATAATTTTTCACCGAGTTGGAAGGGCAGTGTATTCAGTCTAAGACCAACGCAGGGAAATTTAATGAGCATGGCAGATGGCTCGGTAGATTCGCAATCGGCCAATATTAAAGGGGTAAATTTTGTTGGTAAGTTGGGCAAGAATCTAGAAGCGAATTTGGTGCTTGCCGGAAATGATGATAAGGATGTACAAAAGATGGATCGATGGGGTTCCTTAGATCTAAGAACGAAGTTAAATCAGAATTTGGTACTTACTACAACGTATGCTAAAACAAATGCGGATCTTGAAGATAGTAGTCAGGAATACAGATTGGATTATAAGGGTGTAGATCTGAATAAAGTGGGGTCTTTTGGTGCGTATGTTCGTTATGTGAACTTTGGCAAATACGGAGATGCTTCACATGATGATGAATGGTGTTCCTTACCAACGGATATGAAAGGCTGGATTTTTGGAGTCACCTATGTACCATATAAAAATGTACAATGGGAAACATTCTATTCTGAACAGAAATTAAATATTTCAGGTCTTAGTACCGGAGATTATAATTACGGCACAGGAACCGCTGTGGAGCAGAATGCAAAACGAAAACTAATTCGTACGCAATTAGATTTCCATTTCTAA
- a CDS encoding PTS sugar transporter subunit IIB, whose protein sequence is MNILLVCSAGMSTSLLVTKMQKESEASGGDDNIFACSVDQLDEYIDTYDVVLIGPQIRYKAKSIGEIAAAKGKVSAVIDSVSYGMVDGKKVLAQAYAMKG, encoded by the coding sequence ATGAATATTTTATTGGTCTGTTCAGCGGGAATGTCAACAAGTTTATTGGTGACAAAGATGCAAAAAGAAAGTGAAGCCAGCGGTGGAGATGATAACATCTTTGCTTGTTCGGTAGATCAGCTGGATGAGTATATCGATACATATGATGTCGTATTGATCGGTCCGCAGATTCGATATAAAGCGAAGAGTATCGGCGAAATTGCTGCTGCTAAAGGAAAAGTTTCGGCGGTGATTGATTCGGTAAGCTATGGCATGGTAGACGGAAAGAAAGTTCTCGCGCAAGCATATGCCATGAAAGGATAG
- a CDS encoding PTS lactose/cellobiose transporter subunit IIA — MNSEQIVFTMILHAGDARSHALEALRCARKGEFSKAEDLMGKAKAELIEAHHIQTELLQAESRGEKQEVNLLLIHAQDHLMTAILAKDLIEEMILLYKK, encoded by the coding sequence ATGAATAGCGAGCAAATTGTTTTTACGATGATCTTGCATGCAGGTGATGCCCGCAGCCACGCGCTTGAAGCCTTACGTTGTGCTCGTAAAGGAGAATTCAGCAAAGCCGAAGACCTTATGGGCAAGGCAAAAGCCGAACTTATTGAGGCGCATCATATTCAGACGGAGCTTTTACAAGCAGAGTCACGGGGCGAAAAGCAAGAGGTAAATTTATTATTAATCCATGCACAAGATCATTTGATGACGGCTATTTTAGCAAAAGACTTAATTGAAGAGATGATTTTATTATATAAGAAATGA
- a CDS encoding glycoside hydrolase family 1 protein, with the protein MRYYLPENFMMGASASAWQTEGWAGKTAKQDSLIDTAYKTNPERWHQGYGPTIATDFYHRYKEDCALMKQMGLKAYRTSIDWSRFIKDYETGEVNEEAAAFYSAVIDELIHNGVEPILCLEHWELPNQLFEKYGGWKSKKVVELYVQYAEAAFQLYGDRVKYWFTFNEPIVFPELAIMDGVWYPYKNDTQEAMQWNYHKVLATAKAVQVYHEKGYGKKINGKIGIIINAAPSYPRSTSADDVYAAKMHDLFYNKIYMDPCIKGEFPKEYFSILREHDCMIDVTEEELSIIKANTIDLMGLNYYRPNRVKARMSAWNSKIKFSPHYYYDEYELQGKKMNPFRGWEIYAKGLYDFAMILKKEYHDLPWLVTESGMGVEGEWQHKDATGVIQDDYRIDFVADHLRWLYKAIDEGSQCFGYLMWNFTDNVSPYNAFKNRYGYVEIDLEDNRNRRIKKSGHWIKKTMQDGYFEYDEFEPSYK; encoded by the coding sequence GTGAGATATTATTTACCTGAGAATTTTATGATGGGTGCTTCAGCATCTGCTTGGCAGACGGAAGGATGGGCGGGTAAAACGGCAAAGCAGGATTCTCTGATCGATACTGCCTACAAAACAAATCCGGAAAGATGGCACCAAGGCTATGGGCCAACCATTGCAACCGATTTTTATCATCGCTATAAAGAAGATTGTGCATTGATGAAACAAATGGGGTTGAAAGCCTATCGAACATCAATTGATTGGTCCAGATTTATCAAAGACTATGAAACTGGAGAGGTCAATGAAGAAGCAGCGGCTTTTTATAGTGCCGTAATTGATGAATTGATTCATAATGGTGTTGAACCAATTCTTTGCTTAGAACATTGGGAATTACCCAATCAATTGTTCGAGAAGTATGGTGGCTGGAAATCCAAAAAAGTTGTGGAGCTTTATGTTCAATATGCTGAAGCTGCATTTCAGCTGTATGGCGATAGAGTGAAATATTGGTTTACCTTTAATGAACCGATTGTATTTCCTGAACTGGCAATTATGGATGGCGTTTGGTATCCATATAAAAATGATACGCAGGAAGCGATGCAGTGGAACTATCATAAAGTATTAGCAACTGCAAAGGCTGTTCAGGTATATCATGAAAAAGGATATGGCAAAAAAATAAATGGGAAAATCGGCATTATTATCAATGCAGCACCAAGTTACCCGCGTTCTACATCTGCTGATGATGTGTATGCGGCTAAAATGCATGATTTATTCTATAATAAAATCTATATGGATCCGTGCATTAAAGGTGAGTTTCCTAAAGAATACTTTTCCATACTGAGAGAACATGATTGCATGATTGATGTTACAGAGGAAGAGTTGTCAATCATAAAAGCCAATACAATCGATCTTATGGGGTTGAATTATTACCGTCCTAATCGCGTAAAAGCTAGGATGTCTGCATGGAACTCAAAGATTAAATTCAGCCCGCATTACTATTATGATGAGTATGAACTGCAAGGGAAGAAAATGAATCCATTCCGAGGCTGGGAAATTTATGCGAAGGGATTATACGATTTTGCCATGATATTAAAAAAAGAATATCATGATTTGCCTTGGTTAGTTACGGAAAGCGGCATGGGCGTAGAGGGAGAATGGCAGCATAAAGATGCAACTGGGGTAATCCAAGATGATTATCGGATCGATTTTGTTGCGGATCATCTGCGCTGGTTATACAAAGCAATTGATGAAGGCAGTCAATGTTTTGGGTACTTGATGTGGAATTTCACGGACAATGTTTCTCCTTATAATGCATTTAAAAATCGTTATGGGTACGTGGAAATTGATTTAGAAGATAATAGAAACAGACGAATAAAGAAATCGGGTCATTGGATTAAAAAGACTATGCAAGATGGTTATTTTGAATATGATGAATTTGAACCTAGTTATAAATAA